TGCGTCCCGGCGGCCGTGGTCCGCAGGCGCGCGGTGGTATCGATATCGATATATTTGACGTCGAGGTTCAGGAAGACCTTCGGGGTAATGTCGACGTCGACACCGACCTGAGCCGCCCAGCCGAAGCTGTCCTTCATGTGCACGCCGGTCCGTCCGACCGCGGTGACCAGGCCGTCCGCGGCCTTTTCGTTCCAGAAGATCGTGTAGTTCAGCCCGGCACCGACATAGGGGCGGACCTTGCCCGTCGGGTTCAGATGATATTGCGCAGTCAGCGTCGGCGGCAGGACCCAGGTCGAAGCGAGCTTGCCGATCTTGCCCGTCGTGCCGGTGCGGCCGTCGGCGTGGTGCTTGGTGGTGGCGGCGATCAGTTCGAAGCCGATGTGATCGGTCGCCATGTAGGTGACGTCGATCTCGGGCATGACGCTGTCGTTCACGCGGACACGCTCGCCGGGGAAGGCGGGCAGGATGCTGCCCGACGTCTCGTTCGGCGCGACCAGGATGGTGCGCACGCGCAGCAGCACGTCGCCGGCGGCGATGCCCTGGCGCGGGGTGGCGTCGGTCTGGGCGAGCGCGGGAGCGGCGAACGTCATCCCCGCACAGGCGGCTCCGACGGCGAGGGTCTTGATCGACAATGTCATGGTCCGGCTCCTGAAATCCAACGCCGCCGGGCTAGGCGCGGGGCGCGGCGCGGGCGTTGACCGCGGACAAGGATCGCGTTGATCGCGGTCAAAGACGTCGCGTGCGGCACCGGCCACGTCGCGGGGCATGTGGACCTATCATCCGGACCTGCTCGCGGTGCCCGTGCCGCGCTATACCAGCTATCCGACCGCCGCGGCGTTCGACGACAGGGTCGGTCACGCGGACATGCAGGCCGGGCTGGCTGGCATCGCGGCGGACGACACCGTCTCGCTCTATGTCCATATCCCCTATTGCCGGCAGATCTGCTGGTATTGCGGGTGCAACACCGGCGCCGCCAATCGCAGCGCCCGGCTGGACGCGTATCTGGAGCGGCTCGAACAGGAGATCGCGCGCGTCGCCGACCGGGTCGGGCATGCGCGGGTCGGTCGGATCGCGTTCGGCGGCGGCAGTCCGAACGCGGTTGCGCCGGCGCAGTTCGCGCGGCTGGTGGATCTCGTCACGACGCGCTTCCGCTGCGACGATCCGGTCCTGTCGGTCGAGATCGATCCGCGCGGGTTCACCGCGGAATGGGCGGCGATGCTCGCGGCGCACCGCG
This sequence is a window from Sphingomonas ginsenosidivorax. Protein-coding genes within it:
- a CDS encoding OmpW/AlkL family protein; this encodes MSIKTLAVGAACAGMTFAAPALAQTDATPRQGIAAGDVLLRVRTILVAPNETSGSILPAFPGERVRVNDSVMPEIDVTYMATDHIGFELIAATTKHHADGRTGTTGKIGKLASTWVLPPTLTAQYHLNPTGKVRPYVGAGLNYTIFWNEKAADGLVTAVGRTGVHMKDSFGWAAQVGVDVDITPKVFLNLDVKYIDIDTTARLRTTAAGTQRVAISLDPLVFGVGLGLRL